The Yersinia intermedia genome window below encodes:
- a CDS encoding DUF1328 domain-containing protein produces the protein MFRWGIIFLIIALIAAALGFGGLAGTAAWAAKVVFVVGIVLFLISLFTGRKRL, from the coding sequence ATGTTTCGCTGGGGCATCATATTTTTGATTATTGCTTTAATCGCTGCGGCATTAGGTTTCGGCGGGTTAGCCGGTACGGCAGCTTGGGCTGCAAAAGTCGTCTTTGTAGTGGGTATTGTCCTATTCCTCATCAGTCTGTTTACAGGCCGTAAGCGCCTTTAG
- a CDS encoding DUF1435 domain-containing protein — MITTRLAAYRWYGISGLLSRAMSSGWGILLPFALLPVLGWADITVGQLRILIVLAMLVTVSMLYHARLRHFLLLPSCLALLSGLTAVLMHSGIH, encoded by the coding sequence ATGATTACAACCAGATTAGCCGCTTATCGTTGGTATGGGATCAGTGGGTTATTGAGCCGTGCTATGTCTAGTGGCTGGGGGATATTGCTGCCTTTTGCTTTACTACCGGTTTTGGGATGGGCTGATATCACCGTCGGCCAGTTACGTATCCTGATTGTGCTCGCCATGCTGGTCACGGTTAGTATGCTGTATCACGCACGGTTGCGGCATTTTTTATTGCTGCCATCCTGCCTGGCGCTGTTGAGCGGCCTGACTGCGGTATTAATGCATAGCGGGATACATTGA
- the rimI gene encoding ribosomal protein S18-alanine N-acetyltransferase produces MKQISILTPADLAAAYNIEQASHAFPWTEKTLVSNQGDRYLNFKLSVSQQMVGFAITQIVLDEATLFNIAIDPQYQRQGYGRLLLEHLIEQLETRDIVTLWLEVRASNARAIALYESLGFNEVSVRRNYYPSADGREDAIMMALPMG; encoded by the coding sequence ATGAAGCAGATTTCTATCCTGACGCCAGCCGATCTGGCCGCAGCGTACAACATTGAGCAAGCCAGCCACGCTTTCCCGTGGACGGAAAAAACCCTGGTCAGCAACCAAGGGGATCGCTATCTCAATTTTAAGTTGAGTGTCAGTCAACAAATGGTCGGTTTTGCCATTACCCAAATAGTGTTGGATGAAGCGACGCTGTTTAATATCGCCATCGATCCACAGTATCAGCGTCAGGGTTATGGGCGTTTACTGCTTGAACATCTGATTGAACAGTTGGAAACACGTGATATCGTCACTCTTTGGCTTGAGGTGCGAGCTTCAAACGCTCGGGCTATCGCCCTCTATGAGAGTTTAGGCTTTAACGAGGTTTCTGTGCGGCGTAACTATTACCCGAGTGCCGATGGGCGTGAAGATGCCATTATGATGGCGCTGCCGATGGGATAG
- a CDS encoding carbohydrate porin, producing MMIKPSYLAVSIGLILSCAATTTFAASSSSSMDIEARLNAMEQRLQQAEQRAKNAETRAEIAEKQAQKLEARTLQAEEKTVQVAKRTDKLESKTQDGNGFEFHGYARSGLLMNDSGTGTQGGPYVTPAGSTGGAVGRLGNEPDTYVEVNLEKKQKLDNGATTRYKVMLADGQRSYNDWTADSSDLNVRQAFVELGTLPTFNGIFKDSTLWAGKRFDRDNFDIHWLDSDVVFLAGTGGGIYDIKWTDNLKSNFSLYGRNYGEIENVNSDIQSYIFTTNNYSGPFQWMVSGLRAKDNEARQNSGETVNTHAADKGIHSMLAYHGDSFYGLRDGTSKTALLYGHGLGAEVKSIGSDGNLTSSADTWRLATYGTTALSKNWSLAPAILAQQSKDRYVLGDSYKWITFNTRLIQEITENFALAYEGSYQYMNLDPQGYKDYHKVSGGFYKLTFAPTFKAGDISNFFSRPEIRVFATYMDWSQDLDNYAKDDSFGKDGFAAGGQWNFGIQMETWF from the coding sequence ATGATGATAAAACCAAGCTATCTTGCTGTATCAATAGGACTTATCCTTTCCTGCGCAGCGACCACCACCTTTGCAGCCTCTTCTTCTTCAAGCATGGATATAGAAGCCCGCCTCAATGCTATGGAGCAGCGATTGCAACAAGCGGAACAACGGGCAAAAAATGCAGAAACACGCGCCGAAATTGCCGAAAAACAAGCACAAAAACTGGAAGCCAGAACACTTCAGGCAGAAGAAAAGACCGTTCAGGTGGCTAAGCGCACCGATAAACTGGAAAGTAAAACACAGGATGGCAACGGCTTTGAATTTCATGGTTATGCCCGTTCCGGCCTGCTAATGAACGACTCTGGCACCGGCACCCAAGGTGGCCCGTATGTTACGCCAGCGGGCAGTACCGGAGGGGCAGTTGGCCGCTTGGGTAATGAGCCAGACACTTATGTTGAAGTCAATTTGGAGAAAAAGCAGAAGCTGGATAACGGTGCCACCACCCGCTATAAAGTGATGCTGGCTGATGGTCAGCGCAGCTATAACGACTGGACAGCCGACAGCAGTGACCTCAATGTGCGCCAGGCATTTGTCGAACTGGGTACCCTGCCAACCTTTAACGGTATTTTTAAAGACAGCACATTGTGGGCAGGTAAACGTTTCGATCGCGATAACTTTGATATTCACTGGCTGGATTCCGACGTGGTATTCCTTGCCGGTACTGGTGGCGGTATCTATGACATCAAATGGACCGATAACCTGAAGAGTAACTTCTCGTTATATGGCCGTAATTATGGTGAGATCGAGAATGTTAATAGCGATATCCAAAGCTATATTTTCACTACCAATAACTATAGCGGCCCCTTCCAGTGGATGGTGAGCGGGTTGCGGGCCAAAGATAACGAAGCGCGCCAAAATAGCGGTGAAACCGTCAATACCCATGCTGCTGACAAAGGTATTCACAGCATGTTGGCCTATCACGGTGACAGCTTCTATGGGCTACGTGATGGTACGTCAAAAACCGCACTGCTGTACGGCCATGGTTTAGGGGCTGAAGTAAAATCCATCGGTTCCGATGGCAATTTAACCAGCAGCGCAGATACCTGGCGTTTGGCGACTTACGGCACCACCGCATTAAGTAAAAACTGGAGTCTGGCTCCAGCAATATTGGCGCAACAAAGTAAGGATCGTTATGTCTTGGGCGATAGCTATAAGTGGATAACATTCAACACCCGCCTGATTCAGGAAATCACCGAGAATTTTGCATTAGCTTATGAAGGTAGTTATCAGTACATGAATCTGGATCCGCAGGGCTATAAGGATTATCACAAAGTCAGTGGCGGTTTCTATAAATTGACCTTCGCCCCAACCTTTAAAGCAGGTGATATCAGCAACTTCTTCAGCCGGCCGGAAATTCGGGTGTTCGCCACCTATATGGATTGGAGCCAAGATCTGGATAACTACGCCAAGGATGATTCCTTCGGTAAAGATGGTTTTGCTGCCGGTGGACAATGGAACTTTGGTATCCAAATGGAAACCTGGTTCTGA
- a CDS encoding aminoimidazole riboside kinase: MENTIWVLGDAAIDLVPENSNSYLKCPGGAPANVAVGIARLGGKSAFIGRVGQDSFGRFMQQVLQQENVDTHAMTQDPLHHTSTVVVDLDEHGERTFTFMVTPSADLFLQPDDLPEFKNNQWLHLCSIALSQEPSRSTAFEAMRRIKADGGWVSFDPNIRADIWREPQALLPCLQQALMLADVVKLSLEELNFICPDQDVASAMEQVMADYCCKLLLVTLGADGVWVHNRHRLQKYPSRKITPVDTTGAGDAFVAGLLAALARLPDWHLGADLTAAIDQAQACGALATSAKGAMTALPNAQQLLHFLQRSHSLYKRLSV; this comes from the coding sequence ATGGAAAATACCATTTGGGTTTTAGGTGATGCTGCAATTGATTTAGTTCCTGAAAATTCAAATAGTTATCTTAAATGCCCAGGGGGTGCACCTGCCAATGTGGCGGTCGGTATCGCCAGATTGGGCGGTAAAAGTGCCTTTATTGGCCGAGTTGGGCAAGACAGTTTTGGTCGTTTTATGCAGCAGGTATTACAGCAAGAAAACGTTGATACCCACGCGATGACGCAAGATCCGCTGCACCATACCTCTACGGTGGTGGTGGATTTAGATGAACATGGCGAACGCACTTTTACATTTATGGTGACACCGAGTGCTGATCTATTCTTGCAACCAGATGATTTACCTGAATTTAAAAATAATCAGTGGCTGCATCTGTGCTCTATTGCCTTAAGCCAAGAGCCGAGCCGCAGTACCGCCTTTGAGGCGATGCGCCGTATTAAAGCCGACGGCGGTTGGGTCAGTTTTGACCCCAATATCCGTGCCGATATCTGGCGTGAGCCACAAGCGTTACTCCCCTGTCTGCAACAGGCGCTGATGTTAGCCGATGTGGTGAAACTGTCGTTGGAAGAACTGAATTTTATCTGCCCGGATCAGGATGTTGCCAGCGCAATGGAACAGGTGATGGCCGACTATTGCTGCAAATTGCTGTTGGTGACACTAGGAGCCGATGGCGTTTGGGTGCATAACCGCCATCGCCTGCAAAAATACCCAAGCCGAAAAATCACTCCAGTAGATACAACCGGCGCGGGTGATGCCTTTGTCGCTGGGTTGCTGGCGGCATTGGCACGGCTACCGGACTGGCACTTAGGTGCTGATCTCACCGCCGCCATCGATCAGGCGCAAGCCTGTGGTGCTTTGGCCACCAGCGCTAAAGGGGCGATGACTGCGTTACCTAATGCTCAACAGTTGCTGCATTTTCTTCAACGCAGTCACTCATTGTATAAACGACTCTCTGTATAA
- a CDS encoding GGDEF domain-containing protein, giving the protein MQSELNMNSHSYDQLLKSKHRLSLLLFLFLNASSSIFSMILPSPETPAVTLPIVLITVISLSAAAYLIFISKNYADKLNLFSIIMGMLWAWQIILKYEYLGTNENNYLLLSLFTIFFISTIALSDNFLAFCLHTAPSALTVILLDDFQNIFRILFTIMLPLIGFSLHHLMLRRSDDFTRKLVARLYNEREKFSDLSMIDPLTSLYNRRGLENKLETLLAQSPGNHYVLLLDIDHFKAYNDNYGHTMGDQALVRVAAAIRDAVRSRDIVVRYGGEEFLVLLTHVSEEYASQLAERVRQRVLGLDIPHVFNHKVSTTVTLSAGISPLQAYDLASSLKAADEALYRAKKNGRNKVAFAGEKLSNVESSP; this is encoded by the coding sequence ATGCAGAGTGAATTGAATATGAATAGCCATTCCTACGATCAGCTTCTGAAAAGTAAGCATCGGCTCTCTTTACTGCTTTTTCTATTTCTCAATGCGTCGTCATCTATTTTTAGTATGATATTACCGTCGCCTGAAACACCAGCGGTGACATTACCGATAGTGCTAATCACGGTTATCAGCCTGAGTGCCGCAGCTTATCTGATTTTTATTTCGAAGAATTATGCCGATAAACTGAATTTATTTTCAATAATCATGGGTATGCTTTGGGCCTGGCAAATCATTCTTAAATACGAATACTTGGGTACTAATGAAAATAACTACTTATTGCTTAGCCTGTTTACGATTTTCTTTATCAGCACCATAGCTCTGTCTGATAATTTCCTCGCATTTTGTTTGCACACCGCCCCATCTGCCTTAACCGTTATTTTACTGGATGATTTTCAAAATATTTTCCGTATTTTATTCACTATCATGCTGCCACTGATTGGTTTCTCTTTACATCATTTGATGCTGCGCCGTAGCGATGACTTTACCCGAAAACTTGTCGCACGCCTGTATAATGAAAGGGAAAAATTCAGTGATTTAAGCATGATAGATCCCTTAACCAGTTTGTATAATCGCCGGGGTCTGGAGAATAAACTTGAAACACTGCTGGCTCAGTCCCCTGGCAATCATTACGTACTGTTACTCGATATCGACCATTTTAAAGCTTATAACGATAACTATGGTCACACCATGGGGGATCAAGCGCTGGTTCGCGTTGCCGCCGCTATTCGTGATGCAGTTCGTTCACGGGATATCGTGGTGCGCTACGGCGGTGAAGAGTTCTTAGTGCTCTTGACTCATGTCAGTGAAGAATATGCCAGCCAATTGGCTGAGCGCGTACGCCAACGGGTTTTAGGGCTTGATATTCCACATGTTTTTAACCATAAAGTTTCCACAACTGTGACACTGAGTGCAGGTATTTCGCCTCTTCAAGCCTATGATCTGGCCTCCTCACTCAAAGCCGCAGATGAAGCACTTTACCGAGCCAAAAAAAATGGCCGTAATAAAGTTGCCTTTGCCGGAGAAAAATTATCAAACGTTGAATCATCACCCTAA
- a CDS encoding DNA polymerase III subunit psi — protein MASRRDLLLQQLGITQWTLRRPAVLQGEIAVRLPADTRLLIVAHQLPEYDDPLLCDVLHSLGLTPRQAYALTPEKVAMLPEDTQCNSWRLGISEPLAVVGAQLHSPALAGLYQDASAKRALWQQICHHEADFYPDASRSGRSVQH, from the coding sequence ATGGCATCAAGACGAGACTTGCTGTTACAACAGCTAGGCATTACGCAGTGGACATTGCGCCGCCCGGCTGTCTTGCAGGGTGAAATCGCAGTGCGCTTACCCGCAGATACCCGCCTGCTGATTGTGGCACACCAGCTTCCAGAATATGATGATCCACTGTTGTGCGATGTGTTGCACAGCTTGGGTCTCACGCCGCGTCAGGCTTATGCGCTGACGCCGGAAAAGGTAGCGATGTTGCCAGAAGATACGCAGTGCAACAGTTGGCGATTGGGCATCAGTGAACCGCTTGCGGTTGTTGGCGCGCAGTTACACAGCCCGGCACTGGCCGGACTTTATCAAGACGCGAGCGCTAAGCGCGCACTTTGGCAGCAGATTTGTCACCATGAAGCAGATTTCTATCCTGACGCCAGCCGATCTGGCCGCAGCGTACAACATTGA
- the rsmC gene encoding 16S rRNA (guanine(1207)-N(2))-methyltransferase RsmC yields the protein MSALTPASEVILRHSDEFIARHVLFAGDLQDALPAQFDAAGVRVHTNQYHHWQLLSNTLEDNVQFGLLATADMVANCDTLVYYWPKSKQEALFQLANLLSLLPVGTDIFVVGENRSGVRSAEEMLSEFAQLTKIDSARRCGLYHGRLDKQPEFDADAWWESYQVGDVTVKTLPGVFSRDSLDSGSHLLLSTFSEPFKGNVLDVGCGAGVLASVLAQQSPKIKWTLSDVSAAAIEASRATLAANNIDAQVIASNVYSDIKGRFEMIISNPPFHDGIQTSLTAAELLIRGATAHLHVGGKLRIVANSFLPYPALLDAAFGSHEVLAQNGRFKVYQATVGRAPRDAKKKR from the coding sequence ATGTCAGCATTAACCCCAGCCAGTGAAGTGATACTGCGCCATAGTGATGAATTTATAGCCCGCCATGTGTTGTTTGCCGGTGATTTACAAGATGCGCTGCCAGCGCAGTTTGATGCAGCCGGGGTACGGGTTCATACCAATCAATATCACCACTGGCAATTACTGAGCAATACGCTGGAAGATAATGTGCAATTCGGTCTTTTGGCCACTGCCGACATGGTGGCTAACTGCGATACGCTGGTTTATTACTGGCCAAAAAGCAAACAGGAAGCCCTGTTCCAACTGGCTAACCTGCTTTCGTTATTGCCTGTCGGCACTGATATTTTTGTGGTGGGTGAAAACCGCAGTGGCGTGCGCAGCGCAGAAGAAATGTTATCTGAATTTGCGCAACTGACCAAAATCGACAGCGCCCGCCGTTGCGGCCTGTACCATGGCCGATTGGATAAGCAGCCGGAATTTGATGCTGATGCCTGGTGGGAAAGTTACCAGGTGGGCGATGTGACAGTCAAAACATTGCCTGGCGTATTCAGCCGTGACTCGCTGGACTCCGGCAGCCATCTGTTACTGTCTACTTTCAGTGAGCCATTTAAAGGCAATGTGCTGGATGTCGGCTGTGGCGCAGGTGTGCTGGCCTCAGTACTGGCGCAGCAATCACCTAAAATCAAATGGACCCTGAGTGATGTCTCTGCGGCCGCTATTGAGGCCAGCCGAGCGACATTAGCGGCGAATAACATCGACGCACAAGTGATCGCCAGTAACGTCTATTCCGACATTAAAGGCCGCTTCGAGATGATTATTTCGAACCCACCGTTCCATGATGGCATTCAAACCAGCCTGACTGCGGCAGAATTGTTGATCCGTGGCGCAACCGCTCACCTGCATGTCGGCGGTAAATTGCGGATAGTGGCGAACTCCTTCCTGCCTTACCCTGCACTGCTGGATGCGGCATTTGGCAGCCATGAAGTGCTGGCCCAGAATGGCCGTTTTAAGGTGTATCAGGCAACTGTCGGGCGTGCGCCACGAGACGCTAAGAAAAAACGTTAA
- the osmY gene encoding molecular chaperone OsmY → MTNTKFARSMIAVVLGTALMSGSVFAEDTMLNKTNNVVDSTGAKLDSSMKKVDNYMGDSAATAKVKSALLEEKSLKSTDISVETNHGVVTLTGFVTSQAEAETAVEIAGNVEGVKSVSDKLHVKDQKSQSVSEYAGDAATTSSIKAKLLADDIVPSRKVKVETTDGVVQLSGHVESKAQSDRAESIAKAVNGVKSVKNDLSIKP, encoded by the coding sequence ATGACAAATACAAAATTTGCCCGTTCAATGATTGCTGTTGTTTTAGGTACTGCACTGATGAGTGGTAGCGTGTTCGCTGAAGACACCATGCTCAATAAGACAAACAACGTGGTAGACAGCACTGGCGCGAAACTCGATAGCTCCATGAAGAAAGTTGATAACTACATGGGTGACAGTGCCGCAACAGCGAAAGTAAAAAGCGCTTTGTTGGAAGAGAAATCCCTTAAAAGTACGGATATCTCTGTTGAAACCAACCATGGCGTCGTCACTTTGACTGGTTTTGTGACTTCTCAGGCTGAAGCTGAAACCGCCGTTGAAATTGCCGGAAACGTTGAAGGTGTTAAATCTGTCAGCGATAAGCTGCATGTGAAAGATCAGAAATCACAATCAGTCAGTGAATATGCTGGCGATGCTGCAACAACCAGTTCAATCAAAGCCAAATTACTGGCTGATGACATCGTACCCTCACGTAAAGTGAAAGTAGAAACTACCGACGGCGTGGTGCAGTTGTCAGGTCATGTTGAGAGTAAAGCGCAGTCTGACCGTGCTGAAAGTATCGCTAAAGCCGTTAATGGCGTGAAAAGCGTTAAAAATGATCTGAGCATCAAACCTTAA
- a CDS encoding LysR family transcriptional regulator — protein MDQIQAMRIFVRIVELGSFSRAAEKLQLPRATVSHTLKRLEQRLGVRLLVRTTRQVNITAEGTLYYQRCLQLLSAFEEADSLFSHQRLQPEGKVRIDMPHSLARNVVIPALNDFYQRYPHITLMLGANDSTIDLMREGVDCVLRAWLPHDEQLASRNIGLQPQITCASPAYLAKQGVPQSLDDLAGHQAVGYFSQINSRDYPLEFVYQSKVENRTLPGILSVSGADAYIAAGVAGLGLIQAPTSGIQSQLAQGELIEVLPHCPPPAMPLFIMFPAGRFLAPRVRVLIDWLIELFSHYPQPSSHLPNRR, from the coding sequence ATGGACCAAATACAAGCTATGCGGATATTTGTCCGTATTGTTGAATTGGGCAGTTTCAGTCGCGCGGCGGAGAAACTGCAATTGCCACGCGCAACGGTCAGCCATACCTTAAAACGGTTGGAGCAGCGCTTAGGTGTGCGTTTATTGGTGCGCACCACCCGGCAAGTCAATATCACGGCTGAAGGCACACTGTATTACCAGCGCTGCTTGCAATTATTGTCAGCGTTTGAAGAGGCTGATTCGCTATTCAGCCATCAGCGGTTACAACCCGAGGGGAAAGTACGCATTGATATGCCCCATTCGCTGGCCCGCAATGTGGTTATCCCCGCGCTGAATGACTTTTATCAGCGTTATCCCCATATCACACTGATGCTCGGTGCGAATGACAGCACCATTGACCTGATGCGTGAAGGTGTAGACTGTGTTTTGCGCGCATGGCTACCCCATGATGAGCAATTAGCGTCGCGAAATATTGGTCTACAACCACAGATAACCTGCGCATCTCCGGCATATCTGGCAAAACAGGGTGTCCCGCAGTCCCTTGACGATCTGGCTGGCCATCAAGCTGTGGGCTATTTCTCACAAATAAATAGCCGTGATTACCCGCTAGAATTTGTTTATCAGAGCAAGGTTGAAAACCGTACCTTACCTGGCATCTTGAGTGTCAGTGGTGCCGATGCTTATATCGCAGCCGGTGTCGCAGGCTTAGGATTAATTCAGGCTCCCACGTCAGGTATTCAGAGCCAATTAGCACAAGGGGAACTGATAGAGGTACTGCCCCACTGCCCACCGCCGGCTATGCCACTGTTTATCATGTTCCCTGCGGGCCGTTTTCTCGCCCCCAGGGTCAGGGTGCTAATTGACTGGCTTATTGAGCTGTTTTCTCATTATCCACAGCCATCATCCCATCTACCCAATAGGCGCTAA
- a CDS encoding aldo/keto reductase → MQQRQLGSNGPLVSALGLGCMGMSDFYSTNQDVNESIATLHRALELGVTLLDTADMYGPFTNEELVGRAIKGKRDQVFLATKFGIVRDPADPTVRGVSSQPDYIRQSVDGSLKRLGVDVIDLYYQHRGDPSVPVEDVIGTLADLVTAGKIRYIGLSEVSATTLEKAHQVHPITAVQSEYSLWTRDVESSVLATCERLGVGFVAYSPLGRGFLTGALRRPEDLAADDFRRHNPRFQGDNFAMNLVLADAVVEMAREKGVKPAQLALAWVLAQGQYIVPIPGTKRRAYLEENLAALDLALSPQELAALDAVFPFHAAAGERYGVEGMAHLNA, encoded by the coding sequence ATGCAACAACGTCAATTAGGTTCGAATGGTCCACTCGTCTCAGCGCTGGGGCTTGGCTGCATGGGGATGAGTGACTTTTACTCCACCAATCAGGATGTAAATGAATCCATTGCGACGTTACATCGCGCGCTGGAATTGGGGGTGACTTTGCTCGATACCGCCGACATGTATGGCCCGTTTACCAATGAGGAGTTGGTTGGGCGTGCCATTAAAGGCAAACGTGATCAGGTTTTTCTGGCCACTAAATTCGGTATTGTTCGTGACCCGGCAGATCCGACGGTGCGCGGCGTCAGTAGCCAGCCTGATTATATTCGTCAGTCTGTTGACGGTAGCCTAAAGCGGTTGGGTGTTGATGTCATTGACCTTTATTACCAGCACCGTGGTGATCCGAGTGTGCCGGTTGAGGATGTGATTGGCACGTTGGCTGATTTGGTTACCGCCGGTAAAATTCGTTATATCGGTTTGAGTGAAGTCTCAGCGACAACATTAGAGAAGGCCCATCAGGTACATCCCATTACCGCAGTGCAGAGTGAATACTCACTTTGGACACGAGATGTGGAATCCTCTGTATTGGCGACCTGCGAACGGCTAGGCGTGGGGTTTGTGGCTTATAGCCCTCTGGGGCGTGGTTTCCTGACTGGAGCGTTACGTCGCCCGGAAGATCTGGCTGCTGATGATTTCCGCCGTCATAACCCGCGTTTCCAAGGGGATAATTTTGCCATGAATTTGGTATTGGCCGATGCGGTAGTGGAAATGGCGCGTGAGAAAGGGGTTAAACCCGCCCAACTGGCGTTGGCATGGGTATTGGCGCAGGGGCAATATATTGTTCCGATCCCAGGAACCAAACGGCGTGCTTATCTGGAAGAGAATCTGGCAGCACTCGATCTGGCACTCAGCCCGCAAGAGCTGGCGGCGCTGGATGCGGTATTCCCGTTCCATGCCGCAGCGGGTGAACGCTACGGCGTGGAGGGAATGGCTCATCTTAACGCCTAG
- the prfC gene encoding peptide chain release factor 3, with protein sequence MSPSEYALEVAKRRTFAIISHPDAGKTTITEKVLLFGHAIQTAGTVKGRGSSHHAKSDWMEMEKQRGISITTSVMQFPYGGCLVNLLDTPGHEDFSEDTYRTLTAVDCCLMVIDAAKGVEDRTRKLMEVTRLRDTPILTFMNKLDRDIRDPMEVLDEVERELKIACSPITWPIGCGKLFKGVYHLYKDETYLYQTGKGHTIQEVRIVKGLNNPDLDAAVGEDLAKQFRQELELVQGASHEFEHDAFLSGDLTPVFFGTALGNFGVDHMLDGLVEWAPAPMPRKTDTREVVAAEPKFTGFVFKIQANMDPKHRDRVAFMRVVSGRFEKGMKLRQVRTKKDVVISDALTFMAGDRSHVEEAFAGDIIGLHNHGTIQIGDTFTQGEDMKFTGIPNFAPELFRRIRLRDPLKQKQLLKGLVQLSEEGAVQVFRPLTNNDLIVGAVGVLQFEVVSSRLKSEYNVEAVYESVNVSTARWVECDDVKKFEEFKRKNEVNLALDGGDNLSYIAPTMVNLNITQERYPEVNFRKTREH encoded by the coding sequence ATGTCTCCAAGTGAATACGCACTGGAAGTCGCGAAAAGACGTACTTTCGCGATCATTTCCCACCCCGATGCCGGTAAAACCACCATTACCGAAAAAGTGTTGTTGTTCGGACACGCAATTCAGACCGCCGGTACGGTAAAAGGCCGTGGCTCAAGCCATCATGCCAAATCTGACTGGATGGAAATGGAAAAGCAACGTGGGATCTCCATCACCACCTCGGTGATGCAGTTTCCCTATGGCGGTTGTCTGGTCAATTTGCTCGATACCCCAGGCCATGAAGACTTCTCCGAAGATACTTACCGTACTCTGACTGCCGTGGACTGCTGTCTGATGGTGATTGATGCGGCAAAAGGGGTTGAAGATCGGACCCGTAAGCTGATGGAAGTGACCCGTCTGCGTGATACGCCGATTCTGACCTTTATGAATAAATTGGACCGCGATATCCGTGATCCGATGGAAGTGTTGGATGAAGTGGAACGTGAGCTGAAAATTGCTTGTTCACCCATCACCTGGCCGATTGGCTGCGGTAAGTTGTTTAAAGGGGTTTACCACCTTTATAAAGATGAAACGTATCTCTATCAGACGGGTAAAGGCCACACTATTCAGGAAGTGCGCATCGTCAAAGGGCTAAATAACCCAGACTTGGATGCAGCAGTTGGTGAAGACTTGGCTAAGCAGTTCCGTCAGGAGTTGGAACTGGTACAGGGGGCTTCTCATGAGTTCGAGCATGATGCTTTCCTGTCTGGTGACTTAACGCCGGTGTTCTTCGGTACCGCTTTGGGTAACTTCGGCGTCGATCATATGTTGGATGGCTTGGTTGAATGGGCTCCGGCCCCGATGCCACGTAAAACAGATACCCGTGAAGTGGTTGCTGCTGAACCCAAATTTACTGGTTTTGTTTTCAAAATTCAGGCAAATATGGACCCGAAACACCGTGACCGTGTTGCCTTTATGCGTGTAGTTTCTGGCCGCTTTGAAAAAGGGATGAAACTGCGTCAGGTGCGTACCAAGAAAGACGTGGTGATTTCTGATGCACTGACCTTTATGGCCGGTGACCGTTCGCATGTAGAAGAAGCGTTTGCTGGCGATATCATTGGCTTGCATAACCACGGTACCATTCAAATTGGTGATACCTTCACCCAGGGTGAGGATATGAAGTTCACCGGTATTCCGAACTTTGCCCCTGAATTGTTCCGTCGTATTCGCCTGCGTGATCCATTGAAACAGAAGCAGTTGCTGAAAGGGTTGGTTCAGTTGTCAGAAGAGGGGGCGGTGCAAGTGTTCCGTCCGTTAACCAACAACGATTTGATTGTCGGCGCAGTTGGTGTTCTACAGTTTGAAGTGGTTTCTTCACGACTGAAAAGTGAATACAACGTGGAAGCGGTGTATGAATCCGTCAACGTCTCTACCGCCCGTTGGGTGGAGTGTGATGACGTGAAGAAGTTTGAAGAGTTTAAACGTAAAAATGAGGTTAACCTGGCACTCGATGGTGGTGATAACTTGAGCTATATCGCCCCAACTATGGTTAATCTTAATATTACGCAAGAGCGTTACCCGGAAGTGAATTTCCGTAAAACCCGCGAACATTAA